Below is a genomic region from Prevotella melaninogenica.
TACCGCTTCGTATTTCAAGCGATTCAGTTGAATGTGTTGAAGGGTCTATAGTTTCTTAGTCCATGTATTATTTATTGATTCTTTTATCAAGCTATTTGCTTACTCATAAGTGTATTAAAAGCAAAAGTTCCACCCTGGTACGCATTTAAAAGAGGCGTGGTGGAAACTGTCACGGCAAAGGTAGTTCTTTTATTTTAATCTTGCAAGTCTTTAGAGTAAATCTTTGAAAATCATTGAAAAAGGTAAATTGAAGTATGAATAGAAAAGCTATTGGTCTCTGGTTTATAAGTGTTTGTAAACTATTTTCACTCATCTTAAAACCAATACATGCTCTTTAGGGGGCTAAAAGAGGCTCTTTCGGCTTGCAAAAGGTGCCCTTTTGAGGTCTTATTAACGCCCTTTTGAAGTCCAATTAAGCACCTTTTACTTTGCTACTTTATAACTAATTGATTTCCTTATGGTTACAAACCTGCTTTTTATATGTGATTTTGCCGTTATTTATTGATGTTTTCTTTGAACTTATGTAATGATTTTTCAATCTATTGTCTATAGATTTTTGAAGTCTTAAAATGAACCTTATAAATAACTTTAGCCGCATGACCTGATGCCTTACAGCCTGCACACAGCAGATTACCTTCATGAAAAGAAACGTTTTCTGTTGGGAACATAAACATTTCTTTCCATGAAAGTAAAGCTTTATTCTCACGAAAATACCTCCGAGAGTGTTGTTATAGGCAGGCAACAGTGAGGCCCGCCATGACGATGCTGACCATACTCATGAGTTTGATAAGGATGTTGAGCGATGGACCAGAGGTGTCTTTGAATGGGTCGCCAACGGTGTCACCGACGATGGTTGCCTTGTGAGCGTCAGAGCCTTTACCACCGAAGTTGCCCTCCTCGACATACTTCTTCGCATTGTCCCACGCACCACCAGCATTCGACATGAAGACGGCAAGGGTGAAGCCGGCTGCCAAACCGCCTACTAACAAGCCCAATACACCTGCCACTCCGAGTAAAAGACCGACGACAACAGGGATGATGATAGCCAAAAGCGATGGGATGATCATCTCGTGTTGCGCACTCTGAGTACTGATTTCTACGCATCGTCCGTAGTCTGGTGTGCCTGTTCCTTCTAATATTCCCTTAATCTCACGGAACTGGCGACGCACTTCTTCTACCATCTTTCCTGCTGCTCTACCCACAGCACCCATTGTCAATCCGCAGAAAAGGAAGGCTGCCATAGCACCGATAAACGCACCGACAAGCACCTTTGGATTCATCAGGTTCACTTGGAAGAAGTTCATGAAGTCTGGGATAGTAGCCTTTGTGGCATCAATGGTTTCGCCTGCAACGTTGGTCATTTGTGTACCGACACGTGCCATGGCAATCTTGATTTCCTCGATATAAGAAGCCAACAACGCCAATGCGGTCAATGCAGCCGAACCAATAGCAAAGCCCTTACCCGTAGCAGCTGTGGTATTACCTAAAGCATCAAGGGCATCAGTGCGCTGGCGCACCTCCGCTCCTAACTCGCTCATCTCCGCATTACCGCCAGCATTGTCGGCAATTGGTCCGTAGGCATCTGTTGCCAAGGTGATACCCAAGGTTGAGAGCATACCGACCGCAGCGATACCGATACCATAGAGTCCGTGCTGAATAGAGAGTGCTGACATCGACATGTCAAAGCCGTTGGCACAGAGATAACTCAGCATGATAGCCACTGAAATAGAAAGGACTGGGATGCAAGTAGAAATCATACCCGTACCAATACCTTTTATAATAACAGTCGCAGCACCTGTATGACTTGCCTCCGAAATTGCCTTTGTAGGTACATAACTCTGGGAAGTATAGTACTCCGTTGCCTGTCCGATGATAACACCAGCTGCCAAACCAGCAATCACAGAGAAGCTAACACCCAACCAGTTCTCTAATCCTAAGAGGTAGAGAATGAGGAAACTAACAGCTGCAATGAGTACGGCAGCCGTGTTCGTGCCCAATCCTAAGGCGTGGAGAAGGTCTTTCATCGTGGCTCCCTCCTTTGTTCTTA
It encodes:
- a CDS encoding sodium-translocating pyrophosphatase, translating into MEHIPQVFWLIPIASVCALGMAWYFFKSMMKAEEGTPRMVEIAEYVRRGAMAYLKQQYKVVLIVFVVLAIIFAIMAYGFNAQNEWVPFAFLTGGFFSGLAGFFGMKTATYASARTANAARKGLNDGLKIAFRSGAVMGLVVVGLGLLDIALWFIVLTWFYSDKMTTSEMLITITTTMLTFGMGASTQALFARVGGGIYTKAADVGADLVGKVEANIPEDDPRNPATIADNVGDNVGDVAGMGADLYESYCGSILSTAALGATAFAASSGDMQLKAVIAPMLIAAVGVFLSLFGIFLVRTKEGATMKDLLHALGLGTNTAAVLIAAVSFLILYLLGLENWLGVSFSVIAGLAAGVIIGQATEYYTSQSYVPTKAISEASHTGAATVIIKGIGTGMISTCIPVLSISVAIMLSYLCANGFDMSMSALSIQHGLYGIGIAAVGMLSTLGITLATDAYGPIADNAGGNAEMSELGAEVRQRTDALDALGNTTAATGKGFAIGSAALTALALLASYIEEIKIAMARVGTQMTNVAGETIDATKATIPDFMNFFQVNLMNPKVLVGAFIGAMAAFLFCGLTMGAVGRAAGKMVEEVRRQFREIKGILEGTGTPDYGRCVEISTQSAQHEMIIPSLLAIIIPVVVGLLLGVAGVLGLLVGGLAAGFTLAVFMSNAGGAWDNAKKYVEEGNFGGKGSDAHKATIVGDTVGDPFKDTSGPSLNILIKLMSMVSIVMAGLTVACL